From one Suricata suricatta isolate VVHF042 chromosome 8, meerkat_22Aug2017_6uvM2_HiC, whole genome shotgun sequence genomic stretch:
- the EVA1B gene encoding protein eva-1 homolog B, whose product MDAPRRDMELLSNSLAAYAHIRANPESFGLYFVLGVCFGLLLTLCLLVISISCAPRPRPRPPAPRRDPRSSTLEPEDDDEDEEDTVTRLGPDDTLPGPELSTEPDGPLSVNVFTSAEELERAQRLEERERILREIWRTGQPDLLGTGTLGPSSTATGTLGRMHYY is encoded by the exons ATGGATGCCCCCCGAAGGGACATGGAGTTGCTCAGCAACAGCCTGGCGGCCTACGCACACATCCGCG CTAACCCAGAGAGCTTTGGCCTCTACTTCGTGCTGGGAGTCTGCTTCGGCCTGCTGCTAACCCTGTGCCTACTAGTCATCAGCATCTCCTGTGCGCCCCGCCCGCGGCCCCGGCCCCCTGCCCCGCGCCGGGACCCCCGCAGCAGCACCCTGGAGCCCGAGGACGACGATGAAGACGAAGAGGACACAGTGACGAGGCTGGGCCCCGACGACACGCTGCCCGGCCCAGAGCTATCCACCGAGCCCGACGGGCCCCTGAGCGTCAACGTCTTCACGTCGGCGGAGGAGCTGGAGCGGGCGCAGCGCCTGGAAGAGCGGGAACGGATCCTGAGGGAGATTTGGCGCACCGGACAGCCGGACCTGCTGGGTACGGGCACGCTGGGGCCCAGCTCCACGGCCACAGGCACCCTGGGTCGTATGCACTATTACTGA